From Chryseobacterium shandongense, the proteins below share one genomic window:
- a CDS encoding DUF1569 domain-containing protein, which yields MENIFDVKTVQNYIDRINTLSPETQPLWGKMSVDQMLAHCNVSYEMVYEPEKHKKPGSIAKFILKTFVKSKVVGDKSYPRNSPTAPQFIVIDKKNFEEEKKRLIGFIQKTQQLGETAFDGKESFSFGKLKAGEWNNMFAKHLNHHLAQFGV from the coding sequence ATGGAAAACATTTTTGATGTAAAAACTGTTCAGAATTATATTGACAGGATCAACACTCTTAGTCCTGAAACACAGCCTTTATGGGGAAAGATGTCGGTAGACCAGATGCTCGCTCATTGCAATGTATCTTATGAAATGGTCTACGAGCCGGAAAAGCATAAGAAGCCGGGTTCTATTGCAAAATTTATCTTAAAAACTTTTGTAAAATCCAAAGTTGTTGGTGATAAATCATACCCGCGAAACAGTCCTACTGCTCCACAGTTTATTGTCATTGATAAGAAAAATTTTGAAGAAGAAAAGAAAAGACTTATCGGTTTTATACAGAAAACCCAGCAGTTGGGAGAAACAGCTTTTGATGGTAAAGAATCTTTCTCTTTCGGGAAACTGAAAGCAGGAGAGTGGAACAATATGTTTGCCAAACATCTGAATCATCATCTGGCACAATTTGGAGTGTAA
- a CDS encoding deoxynucleoside kinase, with translation MHIAVTGNIGAGKTTLTTMLSKHYGWDAQFEDVDHNPYLEDFYADMSKWSFALQIYFLGSRFQQVKEIRESGKNIIQDRTIYEDAHIFAENLNDMNLLSDRDFNNYSSLFSLMKSFVSAPDLLIYLKSDVPNLVKKIYKRGREYEASISIEYLSKLNQKYEKWISNYTEGKLLVIEVDDLDFVEKPEDFGFILEKIEAELYGLF, from the coding sequence ATGCATATTGCAGTTACAGGAAATATCGGAGCTGGTAAAACAACCTTAACAACCATGCTTTCTAAGCACTACGGATGGGACGCCCAATTTGAAGACGTAGATCACAATCCTTACCTTGAAGATTTTTATGCAGACATGAGCAAATGGAGTTTCGCACTGCAGATCTATTTTTTGGGAAGCAGATTTCAGCAGGTAAAGGAAATAAGGGAAAGTGGGAAAAATATCATTCAGGACCGTACTATATATGAAGATGCCCATATTTTTGCAGAAAATCTGAATGATATGAATTTACTTTCAGACAGAGATTTTAATAATTATTCATCTTTGTTTAGCCTGATGAAATCCTTTGTTTCGGCACCTGACCTCTTAATTTACCTGAAATCTGATGTGCCGAACCTGGTAAAAAAGATTTATAAAAGAGGAAGAGAATATGAGGCTTCGATTAGTATAGAATATCTTTCCAAGCTCAACCAAAAATATGAAAAGTGGATTTCCAATTATACGGAAGGAAAATTGCTGGTTATAGAAGTAGATGATCTTGATTTTGTGGAAAAACCTGAAGATTTCGGATTTATCCTTGAAAAAATTGAGGCTGAACTTTACGGATTGTTTTAG
- a CDS encoding DUF2490 domain-containing protein, translating into MKILRSIAAGLIMFGISLNAQNTDLGAWYMYFGNNKISKKFNLHNEIQYRNFDAGGDLEQLLIRTGIGYDLTENNNNILLGYGFILSQPYLNGEKAENIEHRIFQQYITKQKFGRFNIQHRYRLEERILEDDFRMRFRYFLGFNIPINNKELVPKTFYASAYNEIFLHLDSPVFDRNRVYGALGYVINKNMRIEAGYMNQIQENKNRGQIQVGFYNNIPFTKK; encoded by the coding sequence ATGAAAATTTTAAGGTCAATTGCAGCCGGGCTTATTATGTTTGGAATTTCATTAAATGCACAGAACACCGATTTAGGAGCATGGTATATGTATTTTGGAAACAATAAGATCAGTAAAAAATTCAACCTGCATAATGAGATTCAGTATAGAAATTTTGATGCAGGCGGAGATCTGGAACAGCTTCTCATTCGCACGGGAATCGGATATGATCTTACCGAAAATAACAACAATATTTTGTTGGGATATGGATTCATTTTGAGTCAGCCTTATTTAAACGGCGAAAAAGCTGAAAATATTGAACATCGGATTTTCCAGCAGTATATCACAAAACAAAAATTCGGAAGATTCAATATTCAGCATCGTTACAGACTGGAAGAACGTATTCTTGAAGATGATTTCCGGATGAGGTTCCGGTATTTTTTAGGATTTAACATTCCCATCAACAACAAAGAACTTGTTCCGAAAACCTTTTATGCATCAGCTTATAATGAAATTTTCCTGCATCTCGACAGTCCGGTTTTCGACAGGAACAGGGTGTACGGAGCTTTGGGATATGTCATTAATAAAAATATGAGAATTGAGGCGGGATATATGAACCAGATTCAGGAAAACAAAAACCGCGGACAAATTCAGGTTGGATTTTACAACAATATTCCTTTTACAAAAAAGTAA
- a CDS encoding DUF493 family protein — protein sequence MDILQGNQHASPDDFYNSLRAKLEDHHDFPEDYLFKFIIPTDQAKLTEIYRVFDGIKFTLGNRESKNGKYTACNINAFVLDANQVVNIYKEVAKVEGVILL from the coding sequence ATGGATATTTTACAAGGAAATCAACATGCAAGTCCGGATGATTTTTATAATTCATTGCGGGCAAAACTGGAAGATCACCACGATTTTCCGGAAGACTATTTATTTAAATTTATAATTCCGACCGATCAGGCAAAGTTAACGGAAATTTACCGGGTTTTTGACGGGATTAAATTTACCCTCGGAAACAGAGAAAGTAAAAACGGAAAGTATACGGCGTGCAATATTAATGCGTTTGTACTGGATGCCAACCAGGTCGTTAATATCTATAAAGAAGTCGCCAAGGTAGAAGGTGTCATTCTATTATAA
- a CDS encoding alpha-2-macroglobulin family protein — MKRFSKIFMLLLFLLNFSAAFAQKYYDEQWKKVAANSQKGAYKSNLPIISEIQKQAMKDNNIVQLIQSLKAEFSIINRTQDDEKNDTASQFFKKLTDIEKPLKGNDRIFFEVLLNSFFLDYYNEHSWQIRQRTNINSQDLSQIETWSKLDFKNYLNKSYQELNLQKEKMKKIALEKYENAFSNSDYISYFPTLWDWYLVQQNNFLSNNDFFTKNELEENRTKINAVFDELITQNTGNPKLYFMHKKLQQNCSFTQCKDRLAQLKNLLKSDAEGDYKVLIIEDIMNQLISDKKEKEALEMAAQAKREYPKSDFLTNIENAENLILNPFLNIKYEQQTQSNKPIHFVAEYKNVSSFSINIYEVKEDVTSFLKYAKNPYANKFSSVKKNLVKKEVYQLDDPKDYQNHKTSLEIKPLPSGIYLAEYTVQGISDKDADADKEFYFLVSDNRIIYQTKTERDQLSNKLKLVNSENGQLVVNENITFYEFVSNKNVNKIEGKTDDKAVFKFPTTTNKEYYRTFLVQQPKANNFQIMDVYGGRVQDSDQTKETKRSKAQIFMDRGIYRPGQMIYFKVINTQSNKEIESVVAGLEQKITLTDANGQEVSSQTFTTNEFGSYHGSFILPKGKLNGIFYLKTDTNEGYKDFSVEEYKRPKFEVTFDPVKDEYKYGQTIELKGKAMMFSGVALSNTTVQYEIKKRNIRWRYFSWYPQDYDNENSVLGEAKTNEKGEFTIRLDLKKDENLEGIQIDNYEINASVTDINGETQTADTQLKVASVSHYIQAEEIKDVFSDQNVRLKVETKNYNEQNLKKSYQVTLSKLQAPERIFRNNFKSEVQDLPKYSKAEFISKFPHDLYDSNDEKKNWKTASVILNDVKRNEESLDLGKLEAGDYHLELYNIEGKDTIKTIQYFSVWDKKSLKPDQKTFLKILQPKNEFTRGEKAVFTVYSSVPNALLNIFIQDGSGETISEIRQFKNGIVEYTTDIPKDKNVQTLNLQFQVVAFNDIQTESVNLAIKDAEQPLRIETVTFRDKIQPNSKEKWSVKVLGNEKEKINAEVLANMYDMSLDKFVIHRFNWYSLYTPVSIVTSYDIRKYLNQQYYQKRLEFIPEEQVRVPAFNWFDESILWMSGDLVNVEGVKAAANATPPPPPSAGRANMKQLSMRISDEAINIINSGRQLTEEEKREYTDVYDDTDGDGVLDKDDKPLENIPVRQNLNETAFFYPDLKTDSEGNVSFEFTSPEALTKWKLMFLAHTKNARAATLEKEVITQKEFSVTPNYPRFLREGDELNLQSKLSNLTNKKLNGSASLQILDAFTNEDISSQLGLQSNVQNFDLNENGNSALTWKIKVPKNVSSIILKVVAKAGQFSDGEQKAVAVLPNRMLVTDAVPVFVKEGETKTFELENLKNTNSTTISNVSNTLELTTNPIWEIMFALPSLKNDPNNSADVIFNKWFADVLASEIFRANPKMKAVFEEYQNKGLLNSNLEKNQELKQLLLEETPWVLESNNEKEQMQKLALLFDVNTMKNSINQDWDDLRKLQNPDGGFSWYSGYPSSYSTSLYILKNLGKINLWLKDNVKAYQSSEQNELVKKLVQYVDNEVAKYETSTSLKSGKENILNNWTLDYLDTRNYWEQQYPLKGKGETIKSLVKQKAKTAKITDFTFFGLHRAALLMNDFGLKDVSDKLMNYLKETSVDSKTQGVYWKQNLDDWGWFSSKVVNHAGALEAFNKLKPNDQKFIEDMKIWLITQKEVNSWGSSRGTAEVIFTILNSGKSWTSTESDKATIIWGGKELRPETQAAGYVKSTIKTDVLNKSLAEVTVTKPGPGIVQGGLFWQYYEDLDKIKSSENYLSITKELYRKIKTVNGEELQKITPETPLKVGDKVTVWMILNTDRAMEFIHIKDMRAAGFEPLDVLSGYQWKNNLGYYQSTKDASTNFYIQYMPKGKYVFEYDFVANASGKFSNGITTIQNYYAPQMNAHTKGSNVNISE; from the coding sequence TTATTTAAATAAAAGCTATCAGGAACTTAATCTGCAAAAAGAGAAAATGAAAAAGATTGCTCTGGAAAAATATGAGAATGCTTTTTCGAACAGCGATTATATTTCCTATTTTCCTACATTATGGGATTGGTATTTAGTCCAGCAAAATAATTTTCTTTCCAACAACGATTTTTTCACCAAAAATGAACTTGAAGAAAACCGTACTAAAATTAATGCAGTTTTTGATGAATTAATCACTCAGAATACCGGGAATCCAAAATTGTATTTTATGCACAAAAAGCTGCAACAAAACTGCAGTTTTACTCAGTGCAAAGACAGGTTGGCTCAGCTTAAGAACCTCTTGAAATCCGATGCGGAAGGCGATTATAAAGTTTTGATTATTGAAGATATCATGAATCAGCTGATTTCTGATAAAAAAGAAAAGGAAGCTCTTGAAATGGCCGCTCAGGCAAAAAGAGAATATCCTAAATCTGATTTCCTAACCAATATAGAAAATGCGGAAAATCTTATTTTAAACCCGTTTCTGAATATCAAATATGAGCAGCAGACCCAAAGCAACAAGCCAATTCACTTTGTTGCAGAATATAAAAATGTAAGTTCTTTTTCCATTAACATTTATGAAGTGAAAGAAGATGTGACATCATTTTTAAAGTATGCTAAAAATCCTTACGCCAATAAGTTTAGCAGTGTTAAAAAGAATCTCGTTAAAAAAGAAGTGTATCAACTGGATGATCCTAAAGATTACCAAAATCACAAGACCTCTCTGGAAATAAAACCTCTTCCATCCGGAATTTATCTGGCAGAATATACTGTTCAAGGAATCAGCGACAAAGATGCCGATGCTGACAAGGAGTTTTATTTTCTTGTTTCTGATAACAGAATTATTTATCAAACCAAGACAGAAAGAGATCAGTTATCAAACAAGTTAAAATTAGTTAACAGCGAAAACGGACAACTTGTTGTCAATGAAAATATAACTTTTTATGAGTTTGTTTCTAATAAAAATGTGAACAAAATAGAAGGCAAAACTGATGATAAAGCGGTTTTTAAATTTCCTACGACTACAAATAAGGAGTATTACAGAACATTCCTCGTTCAGCAGCCGAAAGCTAACAATTTTCAGATCATGGATGTGTACGGAGGCAGAGTTCAGGATAGTGATCAAACTAAAGAAACAAAGCGCAGCAAAGCCCAGATTTTTATGGATCGGGGAATCTACAGGCCTGGACAAATGATTTATTTTAAAGTAATTAACACACAAAGTAATAAAGAAATTGAGTCTGTTGTTGCAGGGTTAGAGCAAAAAATAACGTTAACAGATGCAAATGGACAGGAGGTTTCGTCCCAGACGTTTACCACCAATGAGTTCGGTTCTTATCATGGAAGCTTTATACTTCCAAAAGGGAAGTTAAACGGCATTTTTTATCTGAAAACTGATACTAATGAAGGGTATAAAGATTTCAGCGTTGAGGAATATAAAAGACCGAAATTTGAAGTAACATTCGATCCTGTAAAGGACGAATACAAATACGGACAAACCATTGAACTGAAAGGCAAAGCCATGATGTTTTCCGGAGTTGCTTTAAGTAATACAACGGTACAGTATGAAATCAAAAAACGCAATATCCGCTGGAGATATTTTTCCTGGTATCCGCAGGATTATGATAATGAAAACTCTGTTTTAGGAGAGGCAAAAACCAATGAAAAAGGAGAATTTACCATTAGACTTGATCTTAAAAAAGATGAAAATCTGGAAGGGATTCAGATTGATAATTACGAGATCAATGCTTCCGTTACGGATATCAACGGTGAAACGCAGACTGCTGATACACAATTAAAGGTAGCCTCAGTTTCCCACTACATCCAGGCTGAAGAAATTAAAGATGTCTTCTCCGATCAAAATGTAAGGCTGAAAGTTGAAACCAAAAATTACAATGAGCAGAACCTTAAAAAATCGTATCAGGTAACATTATCAAAGCTACAGGCCCCGGAAAGAATTTTCAGGAATAATTTCAAATCTGAAGTTCAGGATTTGCCAAAGTACTCAAAAGCAGAGTTCATCAGCAAATTTCCGCATGACCTGTATGATAGTAACGATGAAAAGAAAAACTGGAAGACAGCTTCTGTCATTCTTAATGATGTCAAAAGAAATGAAGAATCTCTTGACCTTGGAAAACTGGAAGCAGGGGATTACCATCTTGAATTGTACAATATTGAAGGAAAAGACACGATAAAAACGATTCAGTATTTCAGTGTTTGGGATAAAAAATCGTTAAAGCCGGATCAGAAAACTTTCCTGAAGATTTTACAGCCTAAAAACGAATTTACGAGAGGAGAGAAGGCTGTGTTTACGGTTTATTCCTCAGTTCCTAATGCTTTGCTGAATATTTTTATTCAGGACGGATCCGGTGAAACAATTTCAGAAATTAGACAATTTAAAAACGGAATCGTAGAATACACAACAGATATTCCGAAAGATAAAAATGTTCAGACCCTGAATCTGCAGTTTCAGGTCGTAGCTTTTAACGATATTCAGACGGAATCTGTAAACCTTGCCATAAAAGATGCTGAACAGCCATTAAGAATTGAAACCGTTACGTTTAGAGATAAAATTCAGCCGAACTCAAAAGAAAAATGGTCTGTAAAAGTTTTAGGAAACGAGAAAGAAAAAATCAATGCCGAAGTCTTAGCCAATATGTACGATATGTCTCTGGATAAATTTGTGATCCATAGATTCAATTGGTACAGTTTATATACGCCGGTTTCCATTGTTACTTCTTATGACATCAGAAAATATCTTAATCAGCAATATTATCAGAAAAGATTGGAATTTATTCCCGAAGAGCAAGTAAGAGTTCCTGCTTTTAATTGGTTCGACGAAAGCATATTATGGATGAGCGGAGATCTTGTAAATGTTGAAGGCGTAAAAGCTGCAGCAAATGCAACACCACCGCCACCACCTTCTGCAGGAAGAGCAAACATGAAACAGTTGAGTATGAGAATTAGTGATGAAGCAATTAATATAATCAATTCTGGAAGACAATTAACGGAAGAAGAAAAAAGAGAGTATACTGATGTTTATGATGATACTGATGGTGACGGAGTTCTTGATAAAGACGACAAGCCTTTGGAAAATATTCCAGTTCGCCAGAATCTTAATGAAACCGCTTTTTTCTATCCTGATTTAAAGACCGATTCTGAAGGAAACGTAAGCTTCGAGTTCACCTCTCCGGAAGCCTTGACAAAATGGAAACTGATGTTCCTTGCTCACACAAAAAATGCCAGAGCAGCAACACTGGAAAAAGAAGTGATAACACAGAAAGAATTTTCGGTAACCCCTAATTATCCAAGATTTTTAAGAGAAGGCGATGAACTGAATCTTCAATCGAAACTGTCGAATTTAACGAATAAAAAATTGAATGGTTCTGCAAGCTTACAGATTCTGGATGCTTTTACCAACGAAGATATTTCGTCTCAATTGGGATTACAGTCAAATGTTCAGAATTTTGATTTGAATGAAAATGGAAATTCAGCATTAACATGGAAAATAAAAGTTCCTAAGAATGTTTCCTCGATTATTTTAAAAGTGGTTGCCAAAGCCGGTCAGTTTTCCGATGGTGAACAAAAAGCAGTGGCTGTACTTCCAAACAGAATGCTCGTAACAGATGCCGTTCCGGTTTTTGTAAAAGAAGGCGAAACCAAAACATTTGAACTGGAAAATCTTAAAAATACCAATTCAACGACGATTTCCAATGTTTCCAATACATTGGAACTGACGACCAACCCGATCTGGGAAATTATGTTTGCGCTTCCAAGCCTTAAAAATGATCCTAATAATTCAGCCGATGTCATCTTCAACAAATGGTTTGCGGATGTTTTAGCTTCAGAAATTTTCAGGGCTAATCCTAAAATGAAAGCTGTTTTTGAAGAATATCAAAATAAAGGATTATTAAACTCCAATCTTGAAAAAAATCAGGAATTAAAACAGTTGTTATTGGAAGAAACGCCGTGGGTTCTGGAAAGCAATAATGAGAAAGAGCAGATGCAGAAATTAGCATTACTGTTTGACGTCAATACGATGAAAAATTCAATCAACCAGGATTGGGACGATCTCAGAAAACTGCAGAATCCGGACGGAGGCTTCTCGTGGTATTCGGGATATCCAAGCTCATATTCCACTTCATTATATATCCTGAAAAACTTAGGAAAAATTAATCTTTGGCTGAAAGATAATGTAAAAGCGTATCAAAGTTCAGAACAAAATGAATTGGTGAAAAAGCTGGTTCAGTATGTAGATAATGAAGTCGCAAAATACGAAACTTCGACTTCCCTCAAATCGGGTAAAGAAAATATCCTGAACAACTGGACACTGGATTATCTCGATACCCGAAACTATTGGGAACAACAATATCCTTTAAAAGGAAAAGGCGAAACCATAAAATCACTCGTAAAACAAAAGGCAAAAACGGCAAAAATCACTGATTTTACATTCTTCGGACTGCATCGTGCCGCTTTGCTGATGAATGATTTCGGCCTGAAAGATGTTTCGGATAAACTGATGAATTATTTGAAAGAAACTTCCGTAGACTCAAAAACCCAAGGTGTTTACTGGAAACAGAATCTTGACGACTGGGGCTGGTTCAGCTCAAAAGTAGTAAACCATGCCGGAGCTTTAGAAGCATTTAACAAACTGAAACCCAACGACCAGAAATTCATTGAAGACATGAAAATCTGGCTCATCACACAAAAAGAAGTGAATTCCTGGGGAAGCTCCAGAGGAACCGCAGAAGTCATTTTCACAATCCTGAATTCAGGAAAATCATGGACGAGTACTGAAAGCGATAAAGCAACCATCATCTGGGGCGGAAAAGAACTGAGGCCGGAAACTCAGGCGGCAGGTTATGTGAAATCTACCATAAAAACGGATGTTCTCAACAAAAGTCTTGCTGAAGTTACCGTTACCAAACCTGGACCGGGAATCGTTCAGGGAGGGCTGTTCTGGCAGTATTATGAAGATCTGGATAAAATAAAATCTTCTGAGAATTATCTGTCTATCACGAAAGAATTATATAGAAAAATTAAAACAGTCAACGGTGAAGAATTACAGAAAATAACACCGGAAACGCCATTAAAAGTAGGAGATAAGGTAACCGTATGGATGATTTTAAATACAGACCGTGCGATGGAATTTATCCATATCAAAGACATGAGAGCCGCAGGTTTTGAGCCTCTGGATGTACTTTCCGGTTACCAGTGGAAAAATAATTTAGGCTATTATCAGTCGACAAAAGATGCCTCAACCAATTTCTATATTCAGTATATGCCGAAAGGAAAATATGTGTTTGAATATGATTTTGTAGCGAACGCTTCCGGAAAATTCTCAAACGGAATTACCACGATTCAGAATTATTATGCTCCGCAGATGAATGCGCATACGAAAGGAAGCAATGTTAATATCTCGGAATAA
- a CDS encoding SRPBCC family protein produces MYKTKYMSRPIIIEQKVNAPAGRVWKALTDRNEMNIWYFDIPDFVLKEGAVFNFYEPGEERKYHHQAEILEIIPEKKLKHTWFYPEFSEQKTTVTWEIFQDGENTFVRLTHENVNAFNDLGENFSEKAFTEGWTQIIEHSLKRYLEK; encoded by the coding sequence ATGTATAAAACAAAATATATGAGCCGTCCGATTATCATAGAACAGAAAGTAAATGCTCCTGCTGGAAGGGTCTGGAAAGCATTAACCGATAGAAATGAAATGAATATATGGTATTTTGACATTCCTGATTTTGTCCTGAAAGAAGGAGCTGTTTTTAATTTCTATGAGCCGGGAGAAGAAAGAAAATATCATCATCAGGCAGAAATTTTAGAAATTATTCCTGAAAAAAAATTGAAGCATACCTGGTTTTATCCCGAATTTTCTGAACAAAAAACAACCGTAACCTGGGAAATTTTTCAGGATGGCGAAAATACCTTCGTCAGGCTAACACATGAAAATGTAAATGCTTTTAATGATCTTGGCGAAAATTTTTCTGAAAAGGCTTTTACGGAAGGCTGGACACAAATTATAGAGCATAGCCTGAAACGCTATCTGGAAAAGTAA
- a CDS encoding ArsC/Spx/MgsR family protein: MLVKVLHNGNCSKSNAVLEYLDENGVPFEIINIVEEPLSVQEIKAVLKKLNQSVFHIIRKNEKLYLEKYAGKNLSEEEWIQVLSENPSLIQRPILIKGSVAMLGRPVENVKYFIDK; this comes from the coding sequence ATGTTAGTGAAAGTTTTACACAACGGAAATTGCTCAAAATCAAATGCTGTTCTTGAATATCTTGACGAAAATGGAGTTCCGTTTGAAATCATTAATATTGTTGAGGAACCATTAAGTGTACAGGAAATTAAAGCTGTTCTAAAAAAACTCAACCAAAGTGTTTTTCATATCATCAGAAAAAATGAAAAACTGTACCTTGAAAAATATGCAGGTAAAAATCTTTCTGAGGAAGAATGGATACAAGTTTTATCTGAAAACCCTTCCCTGATCCAAAGGCCTATTCTTATTAAAGGTTCGGTGGCGATGCTGGGAAGACCTGTTGAGAATGTGAAGTATTTTATAGACAAATAA
- a CDS encoding VOC family protein: protein MTKFKSLHPVLWTESWEETIQFYTGILGFTITEKNQIWKWASLQRDGIRIMVSVPNAHESIVKIGFTGSFYFNISMIDDFWETLKDKIEICYEIEDFEWGMREFAVYDNNGYILQFGEAI from the coding sequence ATGACAAAATTTAAGTCTCTGCATCCTGTATTATGGACGGAATCTTGGGAAGAAACGATTCAATTTTATACAGGAATTTTAGGTTTTACGATCACGGAAAAAAATCAGATCTGGAAATGGGCATCTTTACAGAGAGACGGTATAAGAATTATGGTTTCCGTACCAAATGCTCATGAAAGCATTGTGAAAATCGGCTTTACAGGATCTTTCTACTTCAATATCAGTATGATTGATGATTTTTGGGAAACGCTCAAAGACAAAATAGAAATTTGCTATGAAATTGAAGATTTCGAGTGGGGTATGAGAGAATTTGCTGTTTATGATAACAATGGCTATATATTACAATTTGGTGAAGCTATCTAA
- a CDS encoding glutaminyl-peptide cyclotransferase, which produces MKRNIIAGFAAIVMLSACKDDKKVLDALADYNNSMEQKGYHFGEKLILPNEVTDEAESISISFGDKETSSLTVDPKFFTLGDNPVTFTIKTKGGETLTQDATINVFAKNPEEKMSYEIVAEYPHDPKNFVQGFQVEGNTVYESDGQNGSSQILKYTLGTTTPLASTKQPQEDFSEGSTIVGDKVYQLTWQSKKGYIYDKSSLKLLSEFAYPNVLGEGWGLTYDGKNLIASDGSKLLYFLDPANPSKLVKYIAVAGSAQAYDQLNELEYHNGFIYANVWQQPIVLKINPQTGEVVGTFDFTDIAKQNTKGTDDVLNGIAFKGENMLVTGKNWPKIYEVAVK; this is translated from the coding sequence ATGAAGAGAAATATAATAGCCGGTTTTGCAGCAATCGTAATGTTGTCTGCCTGTAAAGATGATAAAAAAGTGCTGGATGCGCTTGCAGATTACAACAATTCAATGGAACAGAAAGGGTATCATTTCGGGGAAAAACTTATCCTGCCCAATGAAGTTACCGATGAAGCAGAAAGCATTTCCATTAGTTTCGGAGATAAAGAAACTTCAAGTTTAACCGTTGACCCGAAGTTCTTCACGTTGGGAGATAATCCGGTTACCTTTACAATCAAAACGAAGGGCGGAGAAACCCTTACTCAGGATGCGACTATTAATGTTTTTGCAAAAAATCCTGAAGAAAAGATGTCTTATGAAATTGTAGCAGAATATCCTCATGATCCTAAGAATTTCGTTCAGGGCTTCCAGGTTGAAGGAAATACGGTCTACGAAAGCGATGGGCAAAACGGTTCTTCCCAGATTTTAAAATACACTTTAGGAACCACAACACCGCTGGCTTCAACAAAACAGCCGCAGGAAGATTTTTCTGAAGGAAGCACTATTGTTGGCGATAAAGTCTATCAGCTTACATGGCAGAGCAAGAAAGGATATATTTACGATAAAAGCTCGCTGAAATTATTGTCTGAATTTGCTTATCCTAACGTATTGGGAGAAGGTTGGGGACTTACTTATGATGGTAAAAACCTTATCGCATCAGACGGAAGCAAACTTTTGTATTTTCTTGATCCCGCCAATCCTTCAAAGCTGGTAAAATATATCGCCGTTGCAGGCAGCGCACAGGCATACGATCAGCTCAATGAGCTTGAATACCACAACGGATTTATCTATGCAAATGTTTGGCAGCAGCCGATTGTCTTAAAAATTAATCCTCAGACGGGGGAAGTTGTAGGCACATTCGATTTTACGGATATTGCAAAACAAAACACCAAAGGAACCGACGATGTTCTCAATGGTATCGCCTTCAAAGGAGAAAATATGCTGGTAACGGGTAAAAACTGGCCGAAAATTTATGAAGTTGCTGTTAAATAA
- a CDS encoding VOC family protein has product MATVNVYLTFNGNCMQAFDFYKSVFGGEFPYVGTFGEMPPMEGKEMPDEDKDKIMHISLPISQETILMGSDTGGEWSSGFKEGNNFSISINAESKEEADKLFNGLSEGGKVTMPMADTFWGAYFGMFTDKFGINWMVNYDDPAKIQQHP; this is encoded by the coding sequence ATGGCAACAGTAAATGTTTATTTAACATTCAACGGAAACTGCATGCAGGCATTCGACTTTTATAAATCGGTTTTCGGCGGAGAATTTCCTTACGTAGGAACTTTTGGCGAAATGCCTCCAATGGAAGGTAAAGAAATGCCTGACGAGGACAAGGATAAAATCATGCACATCAGCCTTCCGATTTCTCAGGAAACCATACTTATGGGAAGCGATACAGGAGGAGAGTGGTCTTCCGGTTTTAAGGAAGGTAATAATTTCTCGATTTCCATCAATGCGGAATCAAAGGAGGAAGCGGATAAGCTCTTCAACGGACTTTCTGAGGGCGGAAAAGTTACCATGCCAATGGCTGATACTTTTTGGGGAGCCTATTTCGGAATGTTTACCGATAAATTTGGAATCAACTGGATGGTCAATTATGACGATCCTGCAAAAATACAGCAGCATCCGTAA
- a CDS encoding VOC family protein gives MKLGAFSISLSVKDLQKSKDFYEKLGFSQMGGNMEHNYLILKNGDHIIGLFQAMFDGNMLTFNPGWDQNAQNLETFDDVREIQKQLKEQGVELQKEADENTSGPEHIYLKDPDGNMILIDQHR, from the coding sequence ATGAAATTAGGAGCTTTTTCAATCAGTTTAAGTGTAAAAGATCTTCAGAAGTCTAAAGATTTTTACGAAAAATTAGGATTCAGCCAGATGGGCGGAAATATGGAGCATAATTATCTTATCCTGAAAAACGGAGATCATATCATCGGCCTTTTTCAGGCGATGTTTGATGGTAATATGCTTACTTTTAATCCGGGATGGGATCAGAATGCACAAAACCTTGAAACTTTTGACGATGTCCGTGAGATCCAGAAACAGCTAAAAGAACAAGGTGTCGAATTACAGAAAGAAGCGGATGAAAATACTTCTGGTCCGGAACATATTTACCTTAAAGATCCCGACGGGAACATGATTCTTATTGATCAACACAGATAA